One part of the Cellvibrionales bacterium genome encodes these proteins:
- a CDS encoding type II toxin-antitoxin system death-on-curing family toxin gives MKFLSAQDVVQIHDAVIQPNELQGMAGDKSLDAVIARVENRIHYGMIEDVYELAACYATYIAVGHTFNDANKRTAYAAMRICLQINEIKTDLGSAVEVGDMIIRAAQQMLDEKELAQWLRRRS, from the coding sequence ATGAAATTCTTGAGTGCACAGGATGTGGTGCAAATTCATGATGCTGTGATTCAGCCGAACGAATTGCAAGGCATGGCAGGTGATAAATCGCTTGATGCAGTGATTGCGCGAGTCGAAAACCGTATCCATTACGGCATGATCGAAGATGTGTATGAACTAGCTGCTTGCTACGCCACTTATATCGCAGTTGGTCATACTTTTAATGATGCCAATAAACGCACCGCTTATGCCGCCATGCGAATTTGTTTACAGATCAACGAGATAAAAACTGATTTGGGATCAGCTGTAGAAGTGGGCGACATGATCATCCGCGCCGCGCAACAAATGCTCGACGAAAAGGAGTTGGCGCAATGGTTGCGGCGGCGGAGTTAG
- a CDS encoding Zn-ribbon domain-containing OB-fold protein — MSDQKPVEVKPVEIMESPVYMQYSFAAGRATSRFLKSIKEGKLVGQRSSVTGKVIVPPRGSDAESGTPTTEEVSVPDTATVVTFTIVHLPIPGSKVQPPFIVANLVLDDTDQTFIHLISGCKNEDVQIGTRVKAVWRDQSEWGYSFNNIEYFQPIEGEAPINIQDLKAKRLKAVEAHKNA; from the coding sequence ATGAGTGATCAAAAACCTGTAGAAGTTAAACCCGTCGAAATCATGGAATCACCGGTCTACATGCAATACAGCTTTGCGGCTGGCCGTGCGACTTCGCGTTTTCTGAAATCCATCAAAGAAGGCAAATTGGTAGGACAGCGTTCTTCTGTAACTGGCAAAGTGATCGTGCCGCCACGCGGCTCTGACGCTGAATCTGGCACGCCAACTACCGAAGAAGTTTCTGTGCCTGATACCGCCACCGTGGTGACTTTTACCATCGTGCATTTGCCCATCCCTGGCTCGAAAGTGCAGCCGCCGTTCATCGTTGCTAACTTGGTACTCGACGATACCGATCAAACTTTTATTCATTTGATCTCCGGTTGCAAAAACGAAGATGTGCAAATTGGCACACGCGTAAAAGCGGTGTGGCGTGATCAGAGCGAATGGGGTTACAGCTTCAACAACATCGAATATTTTCAACCGATTGAAGGTGAAGCACCAATCAACATTCAAGACTTGAAGGCAAAACGCCTCAAAGCCGTGGAGGCACACAAAAATGCGTGA
- a CDS encoding prevent-host-death family protein, translating into MEHLLTHKTVSLTELRDPAKVLEEAGSSPVAVLNRNKVVGYFVPVAAVDELSFEPAQQEDIMRALAETQKEMQPVLNYLRDK; encoded by the coding sequence ATGGAACATTTACTGACCCACAAAACCGTCTCTCTCACCGAGCTGCGCGACCCCGCCAAAGTGCTGGAAGAAGCCGGCTCCTCGCCTGTGGCCGTACTCAACCGCAATAAAGTGGTGGGTTACTTCGTGCCGGTGGCGGCGGTGGATGAGCTGTCGTTCGAGCCTGCACAACAGGAAGATATCATGCGTGCTTTGGCTGAAACACAGAAAGAAATGCAGCCGGTATTGAATTATTTGAGAGACAAATAA
- a CDS encoding OB-fold domain-containing protein: MANPHAAKQYDDDVLRDGFELGFTYTRSTGPIIGAFLTGLRDGKLLGIKGSGGKVICPPTEYDPQTSEELSELVDLPTTGTVTTWSWINQPHPKHLLTQAFAWALIKIDGADTAMLHKVDAGSESNMKTGMKVKVRWAAERRGFITDIECFEPV; the protein is encoded by the coding sequence ATGGCCAATCCACATGCCGCAAAACAGTACGACGATGATGTACTGCGCGACGGCTTTGAACTCGGCTTTACCTACACCCGCTCAACCGGCCCCATCATCGGGGCGTTTCTCACCGGTTTGCGCGACGGCAAGCTGCTCGGCATCAAGGGCAGCGGCGGCAAAGTGATCTGCCCACCGACGGAATACGACCCACAGACCTCGGAAGAATTGAGCGAGTTGGTCGATCTGCCCACCACCGGTACCGTGACCACTTGGAGCTGGATCAACCAGCCACATCCAAAACACCTTTTGACGCAAGCCTTCGCTTGGGCGTTGATCAAAATTGACGGCGCGGACACGGCGATGCTGCACAAAGTGGACGCAGGCAGTGAAAGCAATATGAAAACTGGCATGAAAGTGAAAGTGCGTTGGGCTGCAGAAAGACGCGGCTTTATCACTGACATCGAATGCTTTGAGCCGGTTTGA